The Euphorbia lathyris chromosome 8, ddEupLath1.1, whole genome shotgun sequence genome has a window encoding:
- the LOC136202665 gene encoding calcium uptake protein, mitochondrial-like — translation MSASTSLKRFRSPIQPLYLIRQLQARQYSNPASSSSSPLSMISTSTTKINSQLKNVTQFSFSRWFSGFAVGSGVGLCYWTTNSSSDSESALSFSDLPTPTTGKSEIENQESSSSFAKLSLPDYSSSFIFGDAYRRRIFFNYEKRIRLRSPPEKVFEYFASFRASNGELLMTPADMMRAVVPVFPPSESNLVREGYLSGERRSGELRCSPSEFFMLFDVDNDGLISFKEYIFFVTLLSIPESAFSVAFKMFDVDHSGEIDKEEFKKVMALMRTHNRQGAVHRDGRRTGLRVSGSVEDGGLLEYFFGKDGNGRLQHDKFVTFLGDLQDEMLRLEFAHYDYKSQKTISAKDFALSMVASADLGHLNKFLDRVEEINNAADLREIRITFEEFKDFAEIRKSLQPLSLALFSYGKINGLLTREDFQRAASHVCGVSLTDNVVDIIFYMFDSNRDGHLSAEEFVRVLHKREKDTAQPANSGITGFLSCCSNCGNGNPFRQFFR, via the exons ATGTCTGCCTCAACGTCTCTGAAAAGATTCCGATCACCCATTCAACCACTCTACTTAATCCGACAGCTACAAGCCCGGCAATACTCTAATCCAGCATCGTCTTCCTCTTCTCCTTTGTCTATGATCTCTACTTCTACAACCAAAATCAACAGTCAACTGAAAAATGTTACTCAATTCTCCTTTTCGAGATGGTTTTCTGGTTTCGCCGTCGGTTCCGGTGTAGGATTGTGTTACTGGACTACTAATTCGAGCTCTGATTCTGAATCTGCGTTATCTTTCTCCGACTTGCCAACGCCCACCACTGGTAAATCGGAGATCGAGAATCAGGAGTCTTCTTCCTCATTTGCCAAGCTTTCGTTGCCTGATTATAGCTCCAGTTTCATTTTTGGAG ATGCGTATAGAAGAAGGATTTTCTTCAACTATGAGAAGAGGATAAGACTGCGGAGTCCTCCCGAGAAG GTTTTCGAATACTTTGCATCTTTTCGAGCATCAAATGGAGAGTTACTCATGACACCCGCAGATATGATGCGTGCTGTTGTTCCTGTTTTCCCTCCATCTGAATCCAACCTTGTTAGGGAAGGATATTTGAGTGGGGAAAGGAGGTCTGGGGAACTAAGATGTTCGCCATCAGAATTTTTTATGCTGTTTGATGTGGATAATGATGGACTTATATCATTCAAGGA GTATATCTTTTTTGTTACACTACTCAGTATTCCAGAATCAGCCTTTTCTGTGGCTTTCAAAATGTTTGACGTAGACCACAGTGG GGAGATAGATAAAGAGGAGTTTAAGAAAGTGATGGCCTTGATGCGAACTCATAATAGACAAGGGGCAGTCCATAGGGATGGACGTCGAACAGGACTAAGAGTTAGTGGCTCTGTAGAAGATGGAGGCTTATTGGAGTATTTCTTTGGCAAAGATGGAAACGGACGCCTTCAGCATGATAAGTTTGTCACATTTTTGGGGGATTTGCAAGACGAG ATGCTGAGATTGGAATTTGCACATTACGActataaatcacaaaaaaccATATCAGCTAAGGATTTTGCATTATCCATGGTTGCTTCTGCTGACTTGGGTCACTTGAATAAGTTTCTTGATCGggtagaagaaataaataatgcTGCAGATCTCAGGGAAATACGAATAACATTCGAAGAGTTTAAAGATTTTGCAGAAATACGTAAAAGCTTACAGCCATTGTCTCTGGCCCTTTTTAGCTATGGGAAAATAAATGGCTTGTTAACAAGGGAGGACTTCCAAAGAGCTGCATCCCAT GTTTGTGGGGTCTCACTGACCGATAATGTCGTGGATATCATCTTCTATATGTTTGACTCAAATCGTGACGGACATTTAAGTGCAGAGGAGTTTGTAAGAGTTTTACACAAACGGGAAAAAGACACCGCTCAACCTGCGAATTCAGGAATCACGGGATTCCTGTCTTGCTGCTCTAACTGCGGAAATGGTAATCCTTTTCGACAATTCTTTCGATGA